Genomic DNA from Brassica rapa cultivar Chiifu-401-42 chromosome A04, CAAS_Brap_v3.01, whole genome shotgun sequence:
CTCCTGTTGGTTAAGGGCTGAAAGCTAAGGCTTCACGGTAGATTAACTCCTTAATCTCCTCCTCTGTGAGTGGCTGTTCCTCTAAATCGAAGTTGAATGGGGTCATGCACACTGGTTCATTAGTGAAGTCGTGCATCTCTCTCAGATATGGATGATCAAGCGCGTCTTCAACTGCAAATATGgcaaagaaaataatgataacAAGAGTCTAAATCAAAACTTCAATGTAGCTAAAGAAGAGGCATAAACGTATCGACTAACCTGAGATTCTTTGTCTAGGGTCAAACTTTAGCATCTTCATTATCAAGTCAAGAGCAGGGTAAGGCACGTTTGGGAATACCACAAAGAATGATTGGCGATCATGATTAGGAAGCTGCCTTAAGTATAGCTTAGCATTTTCACTCAATGATCCAAGTTCTTCTTCTGATGGAGAGCCTAGGAGCTGCAAATCAAagtgtattttttttctaagttAAAGAGATCACTAAAATGGTTTTAATGTAACTTTTTTGTTACCTCCAAGATCAAACGAAGCTGATGAACAGTATCTCTACCGCGGAAGACCGTTTTGCGAGTCAGCAACTCCAAGAAGATACAGCCAACAGACCATATATCTATAGCTGAGGTGTAAGCAGATGAGTTTAGGAGAAGCTCAGGTGCACGGTACCACCTTGTGACAACATACTCAGTCATTGCATTATGCTCCGAAGTACCACGAGCAAGTCCAAAATCACAGATCTTTAGTTTACAGTTCCCATTCACGAGGAGGTTGCTTGGTTTTAAATCTCTATGTAACACATTGGCTGAGTGAATGTACTTTAATCCACACAGAATTTGGTACAAGAAAACCTGCGttacaaaattaaacaaaaatgaacaCTTTCAAACTCTAAAAAAATGATAGAAGTTTTAAGAGAAAAATCAAACTCAAACCTCGTAATGAAGTGGCTCTAGCTCTTGACCAGATGTTATGATGTTATGAAGGTCCGTCTCCATCAACTCAAATGCAATGTATACATCTTCAAAAGCATCTCTCTGAGGAGGCAATATAAGGTCTTTGATTCCAATAATCTATAGAAAAATGGTATTTACTTAAATATTAGAGGTATAAtgattaatttttgaaaagattaAAAATCAAGAAGAGAATCGAGTCGATATTCCCGATGATAGAGATATTTTACGTAATGTCATAAAATAGTAGTAATGGTTGGTCTCGGACCTAGGCAAAATCAGGATCCGGTCCGAACTCTTcctaattattaaaatatattctaGAAACTAAAAAGGTATCAAGAACAATCGCAATAAAGTGGTTCGATCCCGTTAGCCATCCGGACTGCCTTAAATAGCGAGAATACGTGGAGCGCTGTGGGCCTTGTGTGATTAGTTGGTTGATTTTGGAGGTTAGATTCTCacggttatcaaaaaaaaaaaaacaatcgcAAGTTCATTGATATTCAGAAAAAGAATAGTGATGAAACCATATATACGAACATTTTCATGCTTGAAGTGACGAAGAAGCTTGATTTCACGTAACGTTCTCTTTGCcttgattttgttttcaaatgCCTGATCAATCTTCTTTATTGCCACCTTTTCATTGGTCTCCCAGTTTGTAGCTGAACTGTTAATATTCAGAGCAACCAGAAAATAAAGATCATACAACCCTTAAAGGatgaaacaaataatataaaaaatgttaaaaggaGATTACCAAACGAAGCCATAAGCACCTCTGCCAATAGGCATGATTGGTGGCTTATACTTTGCAGTGAGTTCGATGATATTATCACGTATGTTGTATTGTATGTATCTCCCGTCATGGCTTGGATTCGCAGTAATATTCTCATCAACGGCTAGCACTTCGGGTGGCGGATACAGCTGAGCGTCAGTGGTAGCTCTAGCGTTAGTTTCCACCATCTCATGAGCATCATTGGTTGGTTCCATGACTACTCAAATTCTTTCAGTTTGGGTGGTAAGGTATTTGTGTTCTTTTTGTTGGGTTGATGGTATGAGAGAAGGAAACATATATAGTGACTGAGTAAGCATGGATGTCTAACTCACCAAACACCATGTAAAAAGTTTTGGTAAAATCTAATATTTACAAGTTACTTTTTTGATGTATAGCAATCCTGATGTCAATACACATATTTTTGTCATCTGTCAATTTTAGATAATTAAGGCATATCCAGAAATCTACGTGTCTAAAGCTAATAGGTTTAGTGTCTCGTGGCTCACTCTAATAGGTTTATTTGTATTACATTATATGTAGTGGGGGTGATAAATAgatatctataaaaaaatatttagaagtattgagttttattaattttcactATTTTAAGTAGCTCTTATTTATAGAATGCTACCGATCCATTTTTTCTTACATATTCTTGAAGGTATTTTAGGTATGTTAATCATGTGAATGTCCAGTAAAATAATACACATAATAATATGCTCATGTAACAATAaatgtgttttaaaatatatctaaaaatataagttttgataaattttaatatctttacatatttatttaattattatacaGCAATGTTGTTGTTAAttcattttctttataaacTCTTAGCTTTACTTTAGTTCTTCAATATATATCaacataaattctatatcattttgattattgataaacaatcataaataaattttcaaaattatcatTCAGTTTTTCTATAATATACAATCAAAAAGGCTTTACACGTTTTTATATCACATATATatcttagaaaatataatttagtcTGAAATTATATCAGtgctttttttgtttcttgtgcTTAAGTTtaattgtttgttttgtttgtgtttcTACTAACAAATGATGTctacaaattttgaataaatatttaGCTACATAAAAACTGTTCAACAATTGTTAATTCATCACCCTATAGACTTCTTTGTAGTTTGCAGAAAATTGTAGTTTTTCAAATTACCTTAAGATCCGCGTCTTGcacggaatgaacattatataaatatatatattatttttatgtactACAAGTTTTTTACATacttatgaaataataaatatatattgaataatgaaaatgtcagtaactattacatatacaattaaattggtgtaaacacataaataaatttattaaatccAAACAatcactttttctattttatatggtacatatttaaatttaaatgacattaaaatatatatatagtgtattcttaatattgatatatatatattaaatgatgctttatactcatataattttttgatcatttgtatatttttataacaaaaactttaaatcattgataaaaaaaatttcattgtgggatttattagttttagtaatttataaaaaatttaaaaagattaaggctaagtttaaaatttaaatattaagctgtcaatatttgttcaaagcttttaccaaaacattttttgtttaaagaaaattttgatattaaaatatttatgtttttatatggtatatattttaatttaaacgatattaatatatatatatatatatatatatatactacgcttaatatatattaaatgagacttcttactttatatgattttgtaatcatttgtatcttatcataacaaaaacaattaaaccatgaataaaaaaaattgaatgtgagacttttaacatttttagtaatttatagtcgtttaaaaacatcaaaatataacatatatagaaaatctaaatttattatatggttaatatagttgtttaatttattttattagtttaaaattaaaaaaatggtatagaatacatttatttttatcaaatctttattattcaaaattattaattttcatatatgtacattagtttttatttaaggaaagaaagaaagacattaataataaatttttggttggtttaataaaaaactaattatatatttagatgaaccaacatatttctctataatTCTAAGActcattgtggtgatgacaaATGACTACCTCAAATGTTAATGtatctcttttaatatattggGGATATGTAAGAAAATTTTAGATTTGATCTTAATATAATTATGGTAACAAATTTTTGATACATTTCCTTTTATTGCATCCCCAAATTTTAATCATAGAAACTTATCAAAAGATTTTATTTACATTTCCTATTTTGTCACTAAAATCATAAATTcagtatattaatattttataacaaatttaattttactttttttgttttctatatagTAGGAAACTAATATAACACCTTGGGTATATAATTTACTATACAATGAACTTAAATTTAGTTtgtaagtctttttttttttgtcaaagtttGCAAGTCTATCAACTGCAAAATTTGGAAGGATAATATACCCTTCTTTTTAgagaataaaatattataatatctcctacaaaatataattatttcccTTTTACTATAGACTTGCAATTCTTTTGGCAATGGTATCATTCTTATTACATCTGCTGCCAAAATAAACTGCAACAAATTTCTGTGGCTCAAACGTTTACATTTTTCCTAGACTTATTTTTGGGTTTACTCTCTAGGGTGCACTTCTATGTTCACCAACTAATAGGATTGCGTTATTTCATATTCATATCTCTTATAAAacgaaacaaaatattttcaagttatattatgttttcaaaataaaaataaaaaggtgaaaataaataaataaaaaatagtataaattacaaaaaaaatattttttaaccagcaaaacactaaatcctaatccttaatccctaaatcctaaactctaaacccttggataaatcctaaactctaaataaaaaacattaaacactaaaacattaaagggtttagggttttagtgtttagtgtttttgatttagagtttgtGATAAAtcgaagggtttagggtttacccaagggtttacggtttagaatttaggatttatggattagggtttagagtttagtgttcaTTTTCTgtaactacttttttttttttaaaacataatataacttgacaatattttgtttcattttttaaaagattgaaATATtgaaattctattggttggtgaacctaagGATTCACAAGAATAACCATTTTTCCTATATCCTGAAAttacattgttaattaatagcAAAAAAAGGCAGTCCAGCAAACCAATGATGATAATTCCACTGCATCACCACTTCACCAGGTAAGCCTTTTTACTCAATCTATTAAAATGTATCATTGTCTTTCTACTTATGATGATTTAAAAAACAATCACTTCTCCTtgatatattgattatataatgtTCATAATTAATGTTTTCAATATCCTTACACTGTTACACATTCATAAATTATTAGTTGTGATTGAGTACTAGCTAGTGGTCTAAGGGAAATGAGGACAATACAACATGTTATTCATATATCATATGAcatctctataatattttttgagaagtCGGTTTTCTACGTATCACACtcacataaatttttattatggtTAATTACAAAGACACCCTTAAtagattaaaatattatatataattatattatacataatatttttttttctttttttttatacttttccagaagatatataataaaaataaattattcatataaTAAAAGCAAAAATTATATCctcaaaaaagaacaaaaacatattttatgaaaataaatttaatatataatgttatttcataaaaaggaaagttcacaaaaacagttttaaccatatctttaaaacataataacaaACAACATAGCATATATtctaaatttagtaaaattattttaattttttaagtcTATTTTCTCAGattactaaaaataattaaaggcttaatattttatttttttttatttttgaacatttatatatttatacaatataATAGAACTATGATAATAATACATAAACCAGTATGAATTTTTATGCTTAATATTATTTAgagtatatttaatttattttctacaTCGAAAGTATAATATTTGCTagaatttacaaaaatattttttgtaaatattaaatatcCATTCATGAgtcttcaaaattttattttgtttataaatctaCAAATATCAAATTATACAAAAGAGTTAAGAaagtatatatgcatatttacAATTAAGAACTGAACTAATGCAATAACTAAAACTTATCAATTataatttagaatattttaatttatattttctacatctaaattataaaattacttaGAATTTacgaaaaaattaaatattattttgtaaatattgatattcGTTCGTGAGTTTTCAAAATTTATCTtcgtttataatttttttactaatcaTCATTATAgtgttttctattattttttacaaatccacaaatcttaaactttacaaaataatttacgGCGTATATTTGCATAATGAAGATAAAGAAGTAGACTActgcaataaataaaattaatcaaatttcgGTTAACTAGAATCAAAAGTGATTGTGCTTCACTTTGAAAAAATATGTGTAACTCAATATAACTCACAAAATGAATAACTTAAACAATCTAAATTTTATGTCCAAAATCGAAATTCTAAAGACAAAAAATCAGAATTTTTATCTACTTCGGCACAAAAATACTATGGTTAAATTCATGGAAGTAGATACAATTCAATATACTCAACTTAAATCATAcatataattaatcaaataattaaatcatacatataattttcaaaataattaaattaaaattagaatattaataattatataatatatttattttataaatatttttatatgtgcATGAGCACGGATGGTTAAATTCAGGGAAGTAGATACAATTCAATTTACTTAACTTAAATCATACATATAATTaaccaaataattaaatcatacaTATAgttaacaaaataattaaattaaaattagaatataaataattatatatgcaaatatttttatctttgCATGAGCATGGGAGAATCATctaatatcccctatatattaaaagagaagcatcacaacatatttttgtagccacatgtcatcaccacaatcattcttagaatccttagaaaaatatgttggtccatataaatgtataataaactttttattaaactaaccataaactaatcataaatgttctcCATTGTTTCCTTATataaaaatcacggaattacctaatgtggctaaaatatatatgacaattaaatcaaatgattttgaataataaaagatttgataaaaattactctattctatcattttaaaaatttaactaattaaaataaattaaacaaccatgttaacttagattttttcgtatatgctacattttgaatgtttaaaaacgaatataaatgactaaagttgttaaaaatctcacattgaaacttttgtgatccatggtctaaactttatgttataacaagatacaaatgattatgaaattacagaagtaggaagtctcatttaataaatattatatatatgtatattaatatttttaaaaatacattatataccatataaaatacataagtattttaatttcgaatttgcattgaatttttttgataaacattttgaacaattattgacaacttaatatttagattttaaactttgcattgaatatttttaaaattataaattactaaaactattaaacatcccataatttttatattgttatcttttatttaaaaaatttgttataaagaaatacaaacgatcaaaataataagagtataaaatattttttagcagatgtcaatattaaaaatgtactttatatctatgttaatatcatgtaaacttaattttataacatataaaatagaaaaagtatttgttttgattaataaaatttatttaagtatttgtaccaatttagttacatacgtaatagttactaatttttttattattcaatatatatttattatttcataatatataaaaaatatataatacttcaaaataatttatatataatattcatcccgCCCAAGgggcgggtcttaacctagtgcATGTTAATCCCGATGCATGTTTGACTATTTTGCCATTTTTTACAATGTTATTAGTGAATGCTAATTAAATTATGTAGTAAGAATTGTTATCTTTATTTCGGTCTAAAGCCGAAAACAATGCGTCTAACAGAGCGCTGAGTATACAAATTACGGTTTATCATAACCGGGTCAAAAGTCTAAGTTGATTTATGGGAAATTATTAATAGATTCTTACTTTTAACATTTAACATCTATATGATCCAGCTTTTGACCCAATAAGTTCTAAGAGTTTCAAAACAATCCTCAAGAACAGAGAATGTTAATGATGCTTGAATTGAGTTACACTTTTCTTTTGCGTCACAATGTTGAACATTAACGGTTCCGCGAGAGGAGTAAAGTAGTTCTTGGCAGCTATAAGTGGGAGCCTTTTTAACGCTTCTGAGACATCAACGTTGTCCAAACTAGTGATGATGGTGCAACTAGGAGATCTTCAGAAGATTAATCAGAGAGCTGACCTTCATGCATTGCAGCAGCCTGAAAAGCCTGGCTTCGAACATCTCAGGAAGAAGGTGAAATAAAGAGGGAAACACCATTTGTCTCAAGTTTTCCTGCAGTCCATGAGAAAGCTTGAGCTCCAAGTTTCACCGATGCAAACGACAACCttaaagaagaagaggaagaaacaaTCTTTGTTAAGAATAAGCAGAGGTTTTATTATGAATAATGGTGGCGCTTTTATACCTTGACATGCGTCAGAGAGGAGCCATACAAGCATTCCCTGACAAATATCAAATCACAGCCGTGAGTTTCTCAGATGCAGCTGATAACTGGTATGAGCCTTAAGTCCAGACGGGTCTTATCTTCTCACTAATGCTATGGACTGTAAGCTCTCTGTATGGGTTATGAGTTATGCGTCCTTGTGGAAATGTGTGTGGTCACCGGATGGTAGTAAAATGGTTCATGTATGGGTTCTGTATAAGCTCCCACGTCACAATGTTTCTGTCAATGAGTTTGTAGTAGTGATAAACTGATTTATCTAGGTGAGATTATGTTCCCCAAATCATTTAAAACAGAGACACCAACCTTTGATCATAATCATGTTTTAAGTTAAACAGAGACACCAACCTTTGatcataattcatatatttcatGATCATAATCATGTTTTAAGTTAGATTGAGACTTAGTGTTCATAAGCTTGCTATGGTTGTTGTCAATTTCATCTTACAcactttttttaatattcaaatTGAAATAatgtttctttcttctctcttaCATCTATATCTTTGTTGAGGATTTGAAGTATCTCTAACATCTTGTTTTTGCATAATCTCAtttttcttaaacattttcagTATCCTGCATTATCAGTTGGTTACTGTGtgttttctctctctagttcattgaggtaaatattatataatcttACAATACCAAATATAGTTTATTTCGGATATCTAGCACAATATCTTAATACATAGAAATATTTTATGAGTTGAGAAGACTGATGACGATTTTTTCATGAATTGCTTCCAAGG
This window encodes:
- the LOC103862929 gene encoding mitogen-activated protein kinase homolog NTF4-like isoform X1, which codes for MEPTNDAHEMVETNARATTDAQLYPPPEVLAVDENITANPSHDGRYIQYNIRDNIIELTAKYKPPIMPIGRGAYGFVCSATNWETNEKVAIKKIDQAFENKIKAKRTLREIKLLRHFKHENIIGIKDLILPPQRDAFEDVYIAFELMETDLHNIITSGQELEPLHYEVFLYQILCGLKYIHSANVLHRDLKPSNLLVNGNCKLKICDFGLARGTSEHNAMTEYVVTRWYRAPELLLNSSAYTSAIDIWSVGCIFLELLTRKTVFRGRDTVHQLRLILELLGSPSEEELGSLSENAKLYLRQLPNHDRQSFFVVFPNVPYPALDLIMKMLKFDPRQRISVEDALDHPYLREMHDFTNEPVCMTPFNFDLEEQPLTEEEIKELIYREALAFSP
- the LOC103862929 gene encoding mitogen-activated protein kinase homolog NTF4-like isoform X2 — translated: MEPTNDAHEMVETNARATTDAQLYPPPEVLAVDENITANPSHDGRYIQYNIRDNIIELTAKYKPPIMPIGRGAYGFVCSATNWETNEKVAIKKIDQAFENKIKAKRTLREIKLLRHFKHENRDAFEDVYIAFELMETDLHNIITSGQELEPLHYEVFLYQILCGLKYIHSANVLHRDLKPSNLLVNGNCKLKICDFGLARGTSEHNAMTEYVVTRWYRAPELLLNSSAYTSAIDIWSVGCIFLELLTRKTVFRGRDTVHQLRLILELLGSPSEEELGSLSENAKLYLRQLPNHDRQSFFVVFPNVPYPALDLIMKMLKFDPRQRISVEDALDHPYLREMHDFTNEPVCMTPFNFDLEEQPLTEEEIKELIYREALAFSP